A genomic region of Rhodohalobacter sp. 614A contains the following coding sequences:
- a CDS encoding cupin domain-containing protein, with protein sequence MKINKGNSEHYKWGNSCDGWHFVKNDRLSIIQELMPPGSEETEHYHQEAEQFFYVLDGILTIEMDEKVFSVKTNEGLHVLPNVLHQVKNTSKKSVEFLVISVPPSHGDRIITEK encoded by the coding sequence ATGAAAATAAACAAAGGTAATTCAGAACATTACAAATGGGGAAATTCCTGTGATGGCTGGCATTTTGTAAAAAACGATCGGCTTAGCATCATTCAGGAATTAATGCCTCCGGGTTCAGAAGAAACAGAGCATTATCATCAAGAAGCTGAACAATTTTTCTATGTTCTTGATGGCATCCTGACTATTGAAATGGATGAAAAAGTATTCTCAGTTAAAACCAATGAAGGTCTTCATGTGTTGCCAAATGTATTACATCAGGTTAAAAACACTTCAAAGAAATCAGTAGAATTTTTAGTTATTTCGGTTCCGCCAAGTCACGGTGATCGCATCATAACTGAAAAATAA
- a CDS encoding DUF2207 domain-containing protein, whose translation MILKKIVFLIFLLLLLFENGFPQDKSYEIPDIQVDVAIQQNGIVHIDEHRTYQFMGSFSWADYRLPKNGFSEIRNIQVFEGDSSFINTNNEQPGTFSVSEDGNDVVIKWFYQALDDNRTFTLSYDLADAVSVGPDWTEFFWNYIASGREKSTENLDINIQFPHAVSTDSLYVWLRTDAEKTKINKTPGVLTITAEDLTRHQSLQVRTAFPTSIFDMNSVTVTDPNLSLEWIQNDEAAYVQKKEQQAERQAYFDSITLEITILICALSIAVFILLYKKYGTRFPTRTISDRETILIPDSTPPAIIGKLMGNNITSGQHLVATIFDLARRGWFTIEEEKIEKDGFFSSESTEFRVRKVEPQPEDSLPTWEKMIVDHLNNQIENGYDKFDELFKEGEFKMSKWFPEWKKEVKAVYDEKNWIDKGSKKGVLLNIVAQAILIISSVALLILSENEFALIGMFVSALFMVGSFGIQRRTKEGQEMYKRWKAYRDGLKNADKRTIRMEMLDRHFIYAMALSLSQHHIETVVKSADDNDVVIFTWIILMQGSSHTPSSVAATVSTLASTSTSTFSSAGGGVGASAGAAGGGASGGAG comes from the coding sequence ATGATTCTTAAAAAAATAGTATTCCTCATCTTCCTTCTCTTATTGCTGTTTGAAAATGGTTTTCCCCAGGATAAATCTTATGAGATTCCTGATATCCAGGTAGATGTAGCCATACAACAAAATGGAATTGTTCATATTGACGAACACAGAACCTATCAATTTATGGGTTCATTTAGTTGGGCAGATTATCGATTACCCAAAAACGGTTTTTCTGAAATCCGGAATATCCAGGTTTTCGAAGGTGATTCGAGCTTCATCAACACGAATAATGAACAACCCGGAACATTCAGCGTTTCGGAGGATGGGAATGACGTTGTTATCAAATGGTTTTACCAGGCTCTTGATGACAATCGAACATTCACTCTCTCCTACGACCTGGCAGATGCAGTGTCGGTTGGGCCAGACTGGACGGAATTCTTCTGGAACTACATTGCTTCAGGACGGGAAAAATCAACGGAGAATCTTGATATCAATATTCAGTTTCCACATGCCGTTTCAACTGATTCGCTCTATGTCTGGCTGCGTACAGATGCAGAGAAAACGAAAATCAATAAAACACCCGGCGTACTAACTATTACCGCTGAAGATCTAACAAGACATCAATCATTACAGGTTCGTACGGCCTTTCCCACTTCCATTTTCGACATGAATTCAGTCACAGTTACGGATCCGAATTTATCGTTAGAATGGATTCAAAATGATGAAGCTGCTTATGTTCAGAAAAAAGAACAGCAGGCTGAAAGACAAGCATATTTTGACTCGATTACACTTGAAATTACTATTCTAATTTGTGCTCTCAGTATCGCTGTTTTTATTCTACTCTATAAAAAATATGGGACGCGTTTTCCAACGAGAACCATCTCTGACCGGGAAACCATCCTCATACCTGATTCCACTCCGCCCGCCATCATTGGCAAATTGATGGGAAATAATATTACCAGCGGCCAGCATTTAGTGGCAACCATTTTTGATCTCGCCCGCCGAGGCTGGTTTACTATTGAAGAAGAAAAAATAGAGAAAGACGGATTTTTTTCATCAGAATCGACCGAGTTCAGAGTAAGAAAGGTTGAGCCTCAGCCCGAAGATTCTCTTCCAACTTGGGAGAAGATGATTGTAGATCACCTGAACAACCAGATTGAAAATGGATATGACAAATTTGATGAACTCTTTAAGGAGGGAGAATTCAAGATGTCAAAGTGGTTTCCTGAATGGAAAAAGGAGGTAAAGGCTGTCTACGATGAGAAAAACTGGATTGATAAAGGAAGTAAAAAAGGAGTATTACTAAATATCGTAGCACAGGCCATTTTGATCATTTCTTCTGTAGCGCTGCTCATTCTTTCTGAAAATGAGTTTGCACTGATTGGAATGTTTGTTTCGGCTTTATTTATGGTTGGCTCTTTTGGAATTCAAAGGAGAACCAAGGAGGGCCAGGAAATGTACAAACGATGGAAAGCCTATCGCGATGGACTCAAGAATGCAGATAAACGTACAATACGAATGGAAATGCTTGATCGCCATTTTATTTACGCCATGGCTTTAAGTCTCTCACAACATCACATCGAAACAGTTGTCAAATCTGCTGATGACAATGATGTGGTCATTTTTACCTGGATTATTTTGATGCAAGGTTCGTCTCATACTCCTTCATCTGTTGCGGCAACGGTTTCAACTTTAGCCTCAACCAGTACTTCAACGTTTTCCAGTGCCGGCGGAGGTGTTGGGGCTTCGGCAGGTGCGGCTGGCGGAGGGGCTTCAGGTGGAGCGGGATAA
- a CDS encoding sugar phosphate isomerase/epimerase family protein, translated as MDRKTFLKSLGVATVGGAALSGLPLTLTGCTTEGANNELFFDISLAQWSLNRSYYGPSRELGWDEFGRLLRENPAELYQGDIDPLNFAQHARQRYDIGAIEYVNQFYFDKAEDEQYLNELKNIADNEGVKSVLIMCDAEGNLGDPDDAARQQAVENHYKWVNMASFLGCHSIRVNAASQGTYDEQMQRAADGLRNLSEYAESENIGVIVENHGGLSSNAQWLVGTIQMVDHPNCGTLPDFGNFNISQTESYDPYQGTEELMPYAKGVSAKTHNFDAEGNEADKDYLRLMRIVKDAGYTGHVGIEYEGNELSEDEGIKATKALLEKVGRELNQV; from the coding sequence ATGGATAGAAAAACATTTCTAAAAAGTTTGGGAGTTGCAACAGTCGGTGGTGCGGCATTATCCGGTTTGCCATTGACATTAACAGGGTGCACAACAGAAGGAGCTAATAACGAGCTTTTTTTTGATATTTCTCTTGCTCAATGGTCGCTCAACCGAAGTTATTATGGCCCTTCCAGAGAACTTGGCTGGGATGAATTTGGCCGCTTGCTTCGTGAAAACCCCGCTGAGCTCTACCAGGGAGATATTGATCCTCTGAATTTTGCCCAACATGCCCGCCAAAGGTATGATATTGGCGCTATTGAATATGTAAACCAGTTTTATTTTGATAAGGCAGAAGACGAACAGTATCTCAATGAACTCAAAAATATTGCGGATAATGAAGGTGTAAAAAGTGTTCTGATTATGTGTGATGCCGAAGGAAATCTGGGTGATCCTGATGACGCAGCGCGTCAGCAGGCGGTTGAGAATCACTATAAATGGGTAAATATGGCCAGTTTTTTGGGATGCCATTCCATCCGGGTAAATGCCGCCAGCCAGGGAACATATGATGAACAAATGCAGCGCGCCGCTGATGGTTTGCGCAATCTTTCTGAATATGCCGAAAGTGAGAATATTGGCGTAATTGTTGAGAACCATGGAGGCCTTTCAAGTAATGCCCAATGGCTGGTGGGTACGATTCAAATGGTGGATCATCCTAACTGCGGAACTTTGCCCGACTTTGGAAACTTCAACATTTCCCAAACCGAATCTTATGATCCTTACCAGGGAACAGAAGAGTTGATGCCTTATGCCAAAGGTGTAAGTGCAAAAACACACAATTTCGATGCAGAAGGCAACGAAGCGGATAAAGATTACCTGCGCTTAATGCGAATTGTGAAAGATGCCGGATACACAGGCCATGTTGGGATTGAGTATGAAGGCAATGAACTTTCCGAAGACGAAGGAATTAAGGCTACCAAGGCTTTGCTGGAAAAAGTCGGCAGAGAACTTAATCAGGTATAA
- a CDS encoding asparagine synthase-related protein, whose translation MPKVIQKLHDFANLIDPEKNQIFNMSHEEAEEIVAGGNPDEVRKIDGSFAIVTKRDQQVRMARSIGRPMRYFMAKQVDGPLLVVAERIDDIYNYLKELDLHHQFKPDYTRMVPAHYVTKLDVIGCPDPNPDYKRYFTPKRNQLSGNLDKIGEAYVSAMAHECEKWLDSIPKEEPIGVLFSGGIDSGSVFLTLYDLLLKRGESPARLKAFTLSINHGPDASQAYEFLDSLDLSMFLEVIEGEVTDLDYKETIRVIEDYKQRDVEAATTALTLCKKIREKYPDWKYLVDGDGGDENLKAYPIEDNPELTIRSVLNNPLLYHEGWGVDKIKHSLTYSGGQSRGSVRTYATASHFGFEGFSPYSLPNVIEVSEGIPFIQLTDWKHEELYALKGEIVQRGIKAATGLEMPVFPKRRMQHGSVQMDDFSKVFPDDEMVYRDYFRSLYH comes from the coding sequence ATGCCGAAAGTTATTCAAAAGCTTCACGATTTTGCCAATCTCATTGATCCCGAAAAAAACCAAATCTTCAACATGTCTCATGAAGAGGCAGAAGAAATTGTAGCAGGAGGAAACCCGGATGAAGTAAGAAAAATTGACGGGAGTTTCGCAATTGTTACCAAGCGGGATCAGCAGGTTCGAATGGCTCGTTCAATTGGTCGTCCAATGCGATATTTCATGGCTAAACAAGTGGATGGGCCACTGTTGGTTGTTGCCGAAAGAATAGATGATATTTACAACTACCTGAAAGAGCTTGATCTTCATCATCAATTTAAGCCAGATTATACGCGAATGGTTCCCGCCCATTATGTTACCAAACTTGATGTGATTGGCTGCCCGGATCCGAATCCTGATTACAAACGATATTTTACACCGAAGAGAAATCAGCTTTCCGGGAATTTGGACAAAATCGGAGAAGCCTATGTCAGCGCAATGGCTCATGAATGTGAAAAATGGCTGGATTCAATCCCTAAGGAAGAACCGATTGGTGTGCTGTTTTCCGGCGGAATTGATAGTGGTTCCGTTTTCCTGACTCTTTATGATTTATTGCTAAAAAGGGGAGAGTCACCCGCACGATTGAAAGCTTTTACACTTTCGATTAATCATGGCCCGGATGCATCCCAAGCTTACGAGTTTTTGGATTCGCTGGATTTAAGCATGTTCCTTGAAGTTATTGAAGGAGAGGTCACCGACCTTGATTACAAGGAGACAATTCGGGTGATTGAAGACTATAAACAGCGTGATGTTGAAGCTGCGACAACAGCACTAACGCTTTGCAAAAAAATCCGGGAGAAATATCCTGACTGGAAATATCTGGTTGATGGCGATGGGGGAGATGAAAATCTGAAAGCCTACCCGATTGAAGATAACCCGGAATTGACCATTCGGAGTGTTCTCAACAATCCACTGCTTTATCATGAAGGGTGGGGAGTCGACAAAATTAAACATTCGTTAACCTACAGTGGCGGACAAAGCCGAGGTAGTGTCCGGACGTATGCAACGGCTTCGCATTTCGGTTTTGAAGGTTTCAGTCCGTATTCGCTTCCAAATGTTATTGAGGTTTCAGAAGGAATTCCATTTATCCAACTTACAGATTGGAAGCATGAGGAGCTTTATGCCTTAAAAGGAGAAATTGTTCAGAGAGGAATAAAAGCTGCAACGGGCCTGGAGATGCCGGTATTTCCAAAGCGAAGAATGCAGCACGGTTCTGTTCAAATGGATGATTTCAGCAAGGTTTTTCCGGATGATGAAATGGTGTATCGCGATTATTTCCGGTCGCTTTATCACTAA
- a CDS encoding sugar phosphate isomerase/epimerase family protein yields the protein MKTIKGPAIFLAQFAGDEPPFNDLESICKWAADLGYKGVQIPTWETGLIDVKKLAESKTFADEYKGKIEETGVVITELASHLIGQLVAVHPAYDTMFDAFAPQELHGKPKERQKWAVEQLKYTAKASKNLGLDAHITFSGALMWHTVYPWPQRPAGLVEDGFEALAKMWKPVLDEFDENGVDVCYELHPGEDLHDGITYEKFLEATDNHRRARILYDPSHFVLQQLDYLEFIDIYHDYIEAFHVKDAEFNPTGRAGVYGGYQSWIDRPGRFRSIGDGQVDFRSIFTKLSQYDVDCWAVLEWECCIKHPEQGAREGAKLISDYIIQVTEKAFDDFAGGGGDTELNKKILGLD from the coding sequence ATGAAAACAATAAAAGGACCCGCCATATTTTTAGCACAATTTGCCGGAGATGAACCTCCGTTTAATGATCTTGAGTCAATTTGTAAATGGGCTGCCGATTTAGGTTATAAAGGCGTTCAAATCCCAACCTGGGAAACTGGTCTGATTGATGTTAAAAAGCTTGCTGAAAGCAAAACCTTTGCCGATGAATACAAAGGTAAAATCGAGGAAACAGGTGTTGTAATTACTGAATTGGCTTCCCACCTGATTGGTCAGTTGGTGGCTGTTCATCCCGCTTACGACACTATGTTTGATGCATTTGCTCCACAAGAGCTGCACGGCAAACCAAAGGAGCGTCAAAAATGGGCGGTTGAGCAACTCAAGTATACAGCAAAAGCCAGCAAAAATTTAGGGCTGGATGCGCATATCACCTTTTCCGGAGCTTTGATGTGGCATACGGTTTATCCGTGGCCTCAGCGTCCTGCAGGGCTTGTTGAAGATGGATTTGAAGCACTCGCAAAAATGTGGAAACCTGTTCTGGATGAATTTGACGAAAATGGAGTTGATGTCTGTTATGAGCTTCATCCGGGTGAAGACCTTCATGATGGAATTACTTATGAAAAATTCCTTGAAGCTACGGATAATCATCGCCGGGCAAGGATTCTTTACGATCCGAGTCATTTTGTTCTTCAGCAGCTCGATTACTTAGAGTTTATCGATATTTATCATGACTATATTGAAGCTTTCCATGTGAAAGACGCCGAGTTCAATCCAACCGGAAGAGCCGGCGTATATGGAGGATATCAAAGCTGGATTGACCGTCCCGGACGATTTCGTTCTATCGGAGATGGCCAGGTTGATTTCAGAAGCATTTTCACAAAACTATCACAATATGATGTGGATTGCTGGGCAGTTTTGGAATGGGAATGCTGTATCAAACACCCTGAACAGGGCGCACGTGAAGGTGCAAAATTGATCAGCGATTATATCATCCAGGTGACCGAAAAAGCATTTGATGACTTTGCAGGCGGCGGTGGTGATACCGAACTGAATAAGAAAATTTTGGGACTTGATTAA
- a CDS encoding PfkB family carbohydrate kinase: MYKTLSIGEVLWDIFPDYKKPGGSPANVAYHLHCLGADSLLLSRVGDDNKGSELLRFLKNKEIDIRYIQQDRVHPTGIVTVAFAEGEPTYTIQKPSAWDYISLTDSLKMEIDSLDAICFASLSQRNNVSRNTIQKVLAAVPDTCLKVFDLNLRPPFIDKELILNLIKKSDIIKINEHEYKTLADWYGSKKFAKEIVENNPTKTVLLTEGKNGSSMFISEGFFHEDALPVTENGDFVGVGDAFLACFTYLKLKDTPAPKILALSNQYAAFVASQKGGMPEISNSILEQIQ, encoded by the coding sequence ATGTATAAAACATTAAGTATTGGAGAAGTTTTGTGGGACATTTTTCCCGATTATAAAAAGCCTGGAGGCTCACCCGCAAATGTCGCTTATCATCTTCATTGTCTGGGAGCAGATTCACTTCTTTTAAGCCGGGTTGGTGATGATAATAAAGGCTCTGAATTACTTCGTTTTCTCAAGAATAAAGAAATTGACATCAGGTACATTCAACAAGACAGGGTTCATCCAACCGGAATAGTGACTGTTGCATTTGCAGAAGGTGAACCTACATATACAATCCAAAAACCATCGGCATGGGATTATATCTCCCTCACAGATTCGCTAAAAATGGAAATTGATTCGCTGGATGCTATCTGTTTCGCTTCTTTATCGCAGCGAAATAACGTTTCACGAAATACCATTCAAAAAGTGCTTGCAGCAGTTCCGGATACGTGCCTTAAAGTTTTTGACCTCAATCTTCGTCCTCCATTCATAGATAAAGAACTGATTCTCAACTTGATCAAAAAATCGGATATTATAAAGATTAACGAACATGAATATAAAACACTGGCTGACTGGTACGGCTCAAAAAAATTCGCGAAAGAAATAGTTGAGAATAATCCAACCAAAACGGTTTTGTTGACCGAAGGAAAAAACGGTAGTTCAATGTTTATTTCAGAGGGGTTTTTTCATGAAGATGCCCTCCCTGTTACTGAAAACGGGGATTTTGTGGGTGTGGGCGATGCGTTTCTTGCCTGTTTTACATATCTGAAATTGAAGGACACTCCAGCCCCAAAAATCCTTGCTCTTTCCAATCAGTATGCTGCTTTTGTTGCATCGCAGAAAGGTGGAATGCCCGAAATTTCAAACTCAATTCTTGAACAAATTCAATGA
- a CDS encoding radical SAM protein, producing the protein MIRQITNKTVEKYRPQKAEVDHSIPYLYLNEKEVQKDGTVQDVNTIFLTNRECPFKCVMCDLWRHTLDKPTPKGAIPRQIEYALERLPNADVVKLYNSGNFFDGKAIPRYDYEKISDLLSGYDHVIVENHPRLIGSFIPKFRDMLNSSLEIAMGLETIHPKVLPKLNKQITKEDFFEATRFLNQEEIDVRAFILLNPPFLTDPKENIEWCLKSVEFAFDSGCTACSIIPVRDGNGIMEELKKSGDYIPPTLTALETVFERSLQMNNGRVFCDVWDLEKFSDCDVCFEPRKKRLEKMNLSQNVLPGINCDCN; encoded by the coding sequence TTGATTCGTCAGATAACCAATAAAACTGTTGAAAAATATCGTCCCCAAAAGGCGGAAGTTGATCATTCCATCCCTTACCTGTATTTAAATGAAAAGGAAGTTCAGAAGGATGGTACGGTTCAAGATGTAAATACCATTTTTCTGACAAACAGGGAGTGTCCGTTCAAATGTGTAATGTGTGATCTTTGGCGCCATACACTGGATAAGCCCACGCCAAAAGGAGCAATTCCGAGACAAATTGAGTATGCACTGGAAAGGTTGCCAAATGCGGACGTTGTGAAGTTGTATAATAGCGGCAATTTCTTTGATGGGAAAGCTATTCCCAGATACGATTACGAGAAAATTTCCGACTTACTTTCCGGTTATGATCACGTTATCGTTGAGAATCATCCAAGATTAATCGGATCATTCATTCCCAAGTTCAGAGATATGTTAAACAGTTCTTTGGAAATAGCGATGGGACTCGAAACCATTCATCCAAAGGTTCTTCCAAAGCTGAATAAGCAGATTACGAAAGAAGATTTTTTTGAAGCCACTCGTTTTTTAAATCAAGAGGAAATTGACGTACGGGCTTTTATTCTTTTAAATCCGCCTTTTTTAACGGATCCCAAAGAAAATATTGAATGGTGCTTAAAATCCGTTGAATTTGCATTTGATTCCGGTTGTACTGCCTGCTCTATTATTCCTGTTCGGGACGGAAACGGAATTATGGAGGAGTTAAAAAAATCCGGAGATTATATTCCTCCAACACTTACAGCCCTTGAAACGGTGTTCGAGCGATCTTTGCAAATGAATAACGGCAGGGTTTTCTGTGATGTTTGGGATCTCGAAAAATTTTCGGATTGTGATGTTTGTTTTGAACCCCGAAAAAAACGGTTAGAAAAGATGAATCTGTCACAGAACGTTTTGCCGGGAATCAATTGTGACTGTAATTGA
- a CDS encoding NAD(P)/FAD-dependent oxidoreductase: MKKFDFMVVGSGFSGSITAMALKNSGYSVCLVEKEKHPRFAIGESSTPIADMILRDLADQYNLPILKKLSRYGEWQKNYPEIVCGLKRGFSYYQHKNREKFHSDENHSRELLVAASKNDQNSDTNWLRSDVDHFLVKNAVETGVTYFDQTEIDKLSRNANDKKWSVFLDSSGALEEIECNWLIDATGGPNFSAKFFKTESTSTGFETNSSAIYSHFKHVPHWLKHLHNHGFKTSDYPYNPDYSALHHLIEEGWIWMLRFNNDLLSAGILLDHNHNELNADIEPEKQWNTIIGKYPSLKTLFKDAEIAEIPNRYFGTPRLQRRLDKLFGNGWVVLPHTAGFVDPLHSTGIAFTLSGVEKILKLFTSNLSEKDQIKCLGNYQDKVFNELFFIDLLVSISYKTRNHFDLFSASTMLYFIASIRYEQSRLRGEIPDTFLCAGEPEIRELIQQSFNEIKSSNMDAISDGEIQNLIQRIRKRIEPYNSVGLMNPDLKNMYKHTAVEL, translated from the coding sequence ATGAAAAAGTTTGATTTTATGGTAGTTGGATCAGGATTTTCCGGTTCAATTACAGCAATGGCCTTAAAGAATTCCGGGTACTCGGTGTGCCTGGTTGAAAAGGAAAAACATCCTCGGTTTGCTATTGGCGAATCTTCTACTCCGATTGCAGATATGATTTTGAGAGATCTGGCTGATCAGTATAATCTTCCAATTTTGAAGAAGCTGTCCAGGTACGGAGAATGGCAGAAGAATTATCCTGAAATTGTCTGCGGTTTGAAAAGGGGATTCAGTTATTATCAGCATAAAAATAGAGAGAAGTTTCATTCAGATGAAAATCATAGCAGGGAGTTACTTGTTGCTGCCAGCAAAAACGATCAAAATTCAGATACAAACTGGCTTCGAAGTGATGTGGATCACTTTTTGGTAAAGAACGCAGTTGAGACAGGAGTGACTTATTTTGATCAGACCGAAATTGATAAGCTCTCCAGAAATGCGAATGATAAAAAATGGTCGGTTTTCCTGGATTCATCCGGGGCGTTGGAAGAAATTGAATGCAATTGGTTGATTGATGCCACAGGCGGACCCAATTTTTCAGCCAAATTCTTTAAAACTGAAAGCACTTCAACGGGTTTTGAGACTAATTCTTCCGCCATTTATTCTCATTTCAAACATGTTCCTCACTGGCTAAAACACCTCCATAATCACGGGTTTAAAACTTCTGACTATCCATATAACCCGGATTATTCAGCCCTTCACCACTTGATTGAAGAAGGGTGGATTTGGATGCTTCGGTTTAATAATGATTTGTTGAGTGCCGGGATTCTGTTGGATCATAATCACAATGAATTGAATGCAGATATTGAGCCTGAGAAGCAGTGGAATACAATAATTGGAAAATATCCGTCCCTTAAAACTCTTTTTAAAGATGCTGAAATCGCTGAAATACCGAACCGTTATTTCGGAACACCACGGTTACAACGAAGATTGGATAAATTGTTCGGCAACGGCTGGGTGGTTTTGCCACATACAGCGGGTTTTGTAGATCCACTTCACAGTACAGGAATTGCATTTACGCTGAGTGGAGTTGAGAAAATTTTAAAACTTTTCACTTCAAATTTGTCCGAAAAAGACCAAATAAAGTGCTTGGGAAATTATCAAGATAAAGTCTTTAATGAATTGTTCTTCATTGATTTATTGGTTTCTATTTCTTATAAAACAAGAAACCATTTTGACCTATTTTCTGCCTCCACAATGCTCTATTTTATTGCTTCTATTCGATATGAACAAAGTCGATTGAGAGGTGAAATTCCAGACACATTTTTGTGTGCAGGCGAGCCTGAAATCAGAGAATTGATTCAACAATCGTTCAATGAAATCAAATCATCGAATATGGATGCTATCTCAGATGGAGAGATTCAAAATCTTATTCAACGAATTCGCAAGCGAATTGAACCCTACAATTCAGTTGGGCTTATGAACCCGGATCTGAAAAATATGTACAAACACACGGCTGTCGAGCTTTAA
- a CDS encoding capsule assembly Wzi family protein has protein sequence MKRIISTLTAVLFFLTLFTVNDIQAQFSIETTGIISSESNTPFWFDSNRNGIYSREGSQFLTRLQYHNLFDEWEDIDILYGASLIARPGDQSTVSLNQGYVKIQGYGLELAGGRFVDPSPLYDHPLGMGSLGISTNATPIPKLKFGLIDWTPIPFTNNFIHIQGFISHGWLGSERYVNDVLLHEKAGYVKFGGDHVLNIYGGLAHYVLWGGNSPDPSVGDIPSGFSDFIDIFFAQSGDEATPGQDQAYVLGNQLGTWAFGSLIELPETNINIYLQAPIETKYDLKFKNMNDILTGISVDFDEDFNFPIDNFVYEYLYTKNQGGERRLNPDADPSVDLYRGNQNYYNHGIYKTGWAYQFRMIGNPLFKLNEENLGILNNRIVAHHIGVESDFEAFDLFGKVTYSRNYGKRCDNRVPNLGEQELFGIRCENTVDTLPGRVLEQWSILAGAEFPLPIIPNENISLRIEAALDNGRLFGDQFGVLTSIIWSN, from the coding sequence GTGAAACGAATAATATCAACCCTTACAGCGGTTCTATTTTTTCTTACCCTTTTCACTGTCAACGATATCCAGGCTCAATTTTCAATCGAAACAACGGGTATCATCAGTTCTGAAAGCAACACTCCTTTTTGGTTTGATTCCAACAGGAACGGAATCTATTCGAGGGAAGGGAGCCAGTTTCTAACGAGGCTTCAATACCACAATTTATTCGATGAATGGGAAGACATTGACATTCTGTATGGAGCCAGTCTGATCGCAAGACCTGGAGATCAGTCCACAGTTTCACTAAATCAGGGATATGTTAAAATTCAGGGATACGGTTTGGAATTAGCCGGTGGAAGGTTTGTTGATCCCTCCCCACTTTATGATCATCCTTTGGGAATGGGCTCTCTTGGAATCAGCACGAACGCCACTCCAATACCAAAATTAAAATTTGGCTTAATTGATTGGACACCAATACCTTTCACAAATAACTTTATTCATATTCAAGGGTTTATTTCCCATGGATGGCTGGGAAGTGAACGATATGTAAATGATGTACTTCTTCACGAAAAAGCCGGGTATGTTAAATTCGGGGGCGATCATGTTTTAAATATTTATGGAGGACTCGCTCATTATGTTTTGTGGGGGGGCAATAGTCCGGATCCAAGTGTTGGTGATATCCCAAGTGGCTTTTCTGATTTTATTGACATCTTCTTTGCTCAAAGCGGAGATGAAGCCACTCCGGGACAGGATCAGGCATATGTTTTGGGAAATCAACTTGGAACGTGGGCATTCGGTTCTTTGATTGAACTTCCGGAAACGAATATAAACATTTATCTACAGGCTCCTATTGAAACAAAGTATGATCTGAAATTCAAGAATATGAATGATATTCTGACCGGAATTTCTGTCGATTTTGATGAAGATTTCAATTTCCCCATTGACAACTTTGTGTATGAATATCTTTACACAAAAAATCAGGGTGGCGAGAGAAGGTTAAATCCTGATGCAGATCCCAGTGTTGACCTCTATCGCGGCAATCAGAATTACTATAATCATGGAATTTATAAAACCGGATGGGCCTATCAATTCCGTATGATTGGCAATCCATTATTTAAACTGAATGAAGAAAATCTGGGAATTCTCAACAACCGGATTGTAGCGCATCATATCGGTGTTGAATCTGATTTTGAGGCATTTGATCTGTTTGGAAAAGTTACGTACAGCAGAAATTATGGCAAGCGCTGTGATAACCGGGTTCCTAATTTAGGCGAGCAAGAGTTGTTCGGAATTCGTTGCGAAAATACAGTAGATACTCTTCCCGGACGAGTGCTGGAGCAATGGTCCATCCTGGCAGGTGCGGAATTTCCTTTACCGATAATTCCAAATGAGAATATTTCACTCAGAATAGAAGCTGCCTTGGATAACGGACGGCTTTTTGGAGATCAGTTTGGAGTATTAACCAGCATCATCTGGTCCAATTAG